A DNA window from Rossellomorea marisflavi contains the following coding sequences:
- a CDS encoding peptidase M4 has translation MNWKSFAIGAAVGAVGGIVLSSAAKDHKTVSPEKVLKEVKERFKLDGKIDGSWISMKPETFKQHTFETQVFKGGISRRVDGELEQFEFIADVKNGTILDVYPL, from the coding sequence ATGAACTGGAAATCGTTTGCAATCGGAGCGGCTGTCGGAGCTGTCGGGGGGATCGTCCTCAGCAGTGCCGCAAAGGATCATAAGACCGTTTCTCCGGAGAAGGTACTGAAGGAAGTAAAAGAACGCTTTAAACTAGACGGGAAGATCGACGGCTCATGGATCAGCATGAAGCCCGAAACCTTCAAGCAGCATACATTTGAAACACAGGTGTTCAAAGGCGGCATTTCACGCAGGGTCGACGGGGAACTGGAGCAGTTCGAATTCATCGCCGATGTGAAGAATGGGACCATTCTGGATGTTTACCCCTTATGA
- a CDS encoding YtnP family quorum-quenching lactonase, producing the protein MEKRMIGDTTFHWLNGGVTFMDGGAMFGVVPKPLWSKKYAVNERNQIELRTDPIFFRWNGKNVLIESGIGKGKLTDKQKRNYGVEEESALDSDLQALGVSPEEIDVILMTHMHFDHACGLTKRDGEGYRSTFPNAVIHTSQVEWDEMRNPNIRSKNTYWKENWEAVEHQVVPFEGQKEVLPGITMVHTGGHSDGHAIILLETGGETLIHMADLMPTHAHKNPLWVLAYDDYPMTSIGAKEKWIHQAIEGGYWFLFYHDAVYRALKWDEAGKVTESVERERR; encoded by the coding sequence ATGGAAAAACGGATGATTGGTGATACAACATTTCACTGGCTGAACGGCGGTGTGACCTTCATGGATGGGGGAGCCATGTTCGGGGTCGTGCCAAAGCCGCTTTGGTCCAAGAAGTATGCTGTGAATGAGCGCAATCAAATCGAGCTGAGAACGGATCCGATCTTTTTCCGTTGGAATGGCAAGAACGTATTGATCGAGTCTGGCATCGGAAAAGGCAAGTTGACAGACAAACAAAAGCGGAATTATGGGGTGGAAGAAGAATCTGCACTTGATTCCGATCTTCAGGCGCTCGGGGTATCGCCGGAAGAGATCGATGTGATCCTGATGACGCATATGCATTTTGACCATGCATGCGGGTTGACGAAACGAGACGGTGAGGGATATCGTTCGACCTTCCCGAACGCTGTCATCCATACATCACAGGTGGAATGGGATGAAATGAGGAATCCCAATATCCGTTCGAAGAATACATATTGGAAAGAAAACTGGGAGGCCGTGGAACATCAGGTGGTGCCCTTTGAGGGACAGAAGGAAGTACTGCCTGGCATCACGATGGTCCATACGGGGGGGCATAGTGACGGGCATGCCATCATCCTCCTTGAAACAGGTGGCGAAACGCTGATTCATATGGCCGACCTCATGCCGACACACGCCCATAAAAATCCACTATGGGTACTCGCGTATGATGATTATCCAATGACGTCGATCGGAGCCAAGGAAAAGTGGATCCATCAGGCGATCGAAGGGGGATACTGGTTCCTCTTTTATCATGATGCCGTGTATCGTGCCCTGAAGTGGGACGAAGCCGGGAAAGTGACGGAATCGGTGGAACGAGAGAGACGATGA